Below is a genomic region from Rhodohalobacter mucosus.
GTAAGTTGCTGTGGTCCCTTCTCCACCTACATCACGGGTGCAGCTGGACTTGTGTTCCTGCAGAACGGTGTAGACTGCTGACCGGATCTTCTCTGCAACCCTGCCCTCATTCAGATATTCGAGCATCATCAGGGATGAAAACAGAAGTGCCGTTGGGTTGGCGAGCCCTTTTCCGGCAATGTCGGGTGCTGAGCCGTGAACGGCCTCAAACATGGCCGCATCGTCCCCGATATTGGCTGCGCCCGTAACCCCAAGGCCACCAACCAGACCGGATGCAAGATCCGATAGAATATCACCAAAAAGGTTGGTGGTAACGATCACATCAAACCGCTGCGGACGCATCACCATCTGCATTGCCATATTATCCACGATCAGATCTTCAAATTCTATCTCCGGGTATTTAGCGGAAATCTCCTTCCCGATTGTCAGAAATAACCCTGTGGTAAGTTTCAGTATATTGGCTTTGTGGACCAGCGTTATCTTTTTACGTCCAAATTTCTTTGCATACTCAAATGCGGCGGTAATAATTTTTTCACTGGCTTCCCGGGTCACGACCGCGATACTTTCTGCGTGCTTCTCTTCATCATCAATCCAATGCTCTTTTCCGATATAGAGACCCTGTGTATTTTCACGGAACAAGACAAGATCCACGCCCCTGAACGGACTTTCAATATTTGGTAAAGAACGCGCCGGTCGAATATTGCTGTACAAATTGAATTTCTGCCTTAGCGCGACATTGATCGAACGAAATCCGGCTCCCACGGGAGTTGTCAGCGGCCCCTTGAGAACAATTCTGTGCTTTTCAATGGCATCCAGCGTTTCCTGAGGCAGCGGGTTTCCCAATTCTTTGTTTGCACTCTCACCGGCACTGCATCTCACCCAGTTCATTTCAGCACCGGCCGTTTCCAATATGGTTGTAACAGATTTTGTAATCTCCTTGCCGATTCCGTCTCCGGGAATCAATACAACGTTATGCATGATAGTGATTTATGATTTTTAGTAGTGAACATGCAATGTATGGAATTCAGCACTCCATTACACCTTCGCCGACTGCGTCTCAAGCCTGGCAAATGGCTTCATTGTGAGGTCGCCCACCATTCCTTTTCTAGCCATTATGGATCCTGTTATGGCGATCATGGCTGCATTATCCGTACAGTATTGAAGAGAGGGAATCATTAATTTGTAACCCGATCTTTCGGCAAGTATTCCGGTTTTTTTTCTTAGCATCGAATTTGCAGAAACCCCTCCGGCAAGCATCAGCTGCTTCGTTCCCGTTTTTTCGGCTGCCCTTTTCAGTTTTGCGGTCAGCACATCCGTTATTGCTGCCGAAACGCTTGCACAGATATGGTGACGGTTTTCAGCAATAAATGCTTCATCCTTCTCCTGCAGATAGTACAGCACGCTGGTCTTCAGTCCTGAAAAACTGAAATCCAGCCCCTTGCCCATCATAGAGCGTGGAAAATCATGAAAACCGGGATTCCCATCCTGCGCAAGTTTGTCCATTTCGGGGCCTGCCGGATATGGCAGCCCCAGAAGTTTACCGATTTTGTCGAAGGCTTCGCCTGCAGCATCATCTCGTGTTTCACCCAGCACATCATGTTTCAGGGGTTCTTTCACGTGCACCAGTCTCGTATGCCCACCGGATACGATCAGGCCCACAAACGGGTAACTCTCTTCGTGTTCAATGAAGTTGGCATACAGATGGGCATCGATATGATTAACTCCAATCAATGGGATGTTGTGCGCAATTGACAATCCCTTGGCAAAACTGAGTCCGACCAACAGCGAGCCCAGCAGGCCCGGGCCCCGGGTTACGGCAATGTAGTCAATATGGCGGAGTTCGGTACCTGCTTCGCTCAAAGCCTGTTCTACCGTGCTCCATATGGTTTTATGATGAGCACGTGAGGCGAGTTCAGGAACAACTCCACCAAACCGTTCGTGCACGGTCTGTGAAGCGATCACGTTGGA
It encodes:
- the tsaD gene encoding tRNA (adenosine(37)-N6)-threonylcarbamoyltransferase complex transferase subunit TsaD; translation: MNILGIESSCDETAAAVYSDGEILSNVIASQTVHERFGGVVPELASRAHHKTIWSTVEQALSEAGTELRHIDYIAVTRGPGLLGSLLVGLSFAKGLSIAHNIPLIGVNHIDAHLYANFIEHEESYPFVGLIVSGGHTRLVHVKEPLKHDVLGETRDDAAGEAFDKIGKLLGLPYPAGPEMDKLAQDGNPGFHDFPRSMMGKGLDFSFSGLKTSVLYYLQEKDEAFIAENRHHICASVSAAITDVLTAKLKRAAEKTGTKQLMLAGGVSANSMLRKKTGILAERSGYKLMIPSLQYCTDNAAMIAITGSIMARKGMVGDLTMKPFARLETQSAKV
- a CDS encoding isocitrate/isopropylmalate dehydrogenase family protein; the protein is MHNVVLIPGDGIGKEITKSVTTILETAGAEMNWVRCSAGESANKELGNPLPQETLDAIEKHRIVLKGPLTTPVGAGFRSINVALRQKFNLYSNIRPARSLPNIESPFRGVDLVLFRENTQGLYIGKEHWIDDEEKHAESIAVVTREASEKIITAAFEYAKKFGRKKITLVHKANILKLTTGLFLTIGKEISAKYPEIEFEDLIVDNMAMQMVMRPQRFDVIVTTNLFGDILSDLASGLVGGLGVTGAANIGDDAAMFEAVHGSAPDIAGKGLANPTALLFSSLMMLEYLNEGRVAEKIRSAVYTVLQEHKSSCTRDVGGEGTTATYTEAICRLLRD